The stretch of DNA TTTCTATATCCGCTGTCGTTAAAGAAGTTCTTAAAACTTTTTTGGTAATTTTTTTAGCTTGCCCTAACGTAATCATATTTTTTTCTTGCTCTATTGCAAAAAAGACTTTACTCTGCAAGTTTTTCCAATAACTTAAACCATAAAGTGGCAGAGTAACTGTTTTTTGATTTTGTTTTAAGGAGTGAATATCTAATACAGAAAGCTCTATATCACTGGTATCTCCATAAGTAGCCACAGCTTCTAATTTCGAAATTTCTTCTTCCTGTCGTTTTTCTAATTTTTTACTAAAATCTTTAAGCGACTCTTCTGTTTTTTCTACTACTCTTAATGCAGACTCCTTAGCTTCCTGATTCAACCAAAGCACAAAATCATTGGGCTGAATAATAAGCGCATCAAAATCCTGTTGTTTGATTTTGCAATAAAACTCCTTTTTATTGGTTTTATACTCAGCTTTTAGATCTACGGAAAAAACATCCAAGCCTTGAATAATAGCAGCAGCAAAGGCTTTGGGAGTTGCCTTTTCCTCTAAGCCGTCTAAAGCAGAGCCTATGGGCTGCCAAATTTGTTGGCTGATAGGGAGTTTTCCAGAAATAATACTAGGTTTTAAATGCCCTATTATCGTTTTTACAGACAGAAAGGTTTCTTGATCCTCTATCGTTTCAAGTTCGACTTTAAAATCTCTTATCCAAATCGTAATTTTCTCCACAAAAGCCTTTAAAGTCAAAGGCAGATCAGCTAAAACAGCTGCTTTTATTTCAGGATTTTGGAGTATTTGTTGTAAGAATAGCTTTCCTTCTTTTAGTTCCTTCAGTTCTTGTTTGGAAAAAATGTCGGAAACTTGCAGCTGATGTTTTTTACAATGCTCATTAAGACGTTGTAGTTTGAGATAAGCCTCTTGAATGGCAGTAATTTGTTCTTTATTGTACGGCATAGTGTTTGACTTAATTGGGGGCTGGTCAAGAAATAAGCTAAGGAGCATAGTTCCTACCAATAAGAAGGACGGTGTATTCATATTTATTTAAGCTTCAAAATGCTTTGAAGGAAAGTTTTAATAGTATTATTTAGCTTTCTTTTTATCATCAAATTCACCATTTCCTCACATCTATTCAATCTTTACGCCTCTACATAGGAGCATTGGAAGGCGTAAATAGCTGGACTTGTTTTAACTGTAACAAAAAATCTTTTAATAAATCCTGTGCTTCCATAGCTTCTGGTGCCATTTCTCCTATCTCTTTATTTATGGCACTAGATTGGGAATCCAAAAAATTTGCACAGAATTCTTCTAGTTCTTTATATTTTCCATACGCTACTTGATAAGCAGACTGGTCTTTGAGCCCATCATAAGCATCTAACCATTCCTTACAAGCCTTTTGTAAATTTATCAATTTTTGGTTTAGCATCTTTTAGTGATTTTCTTGCCTAAATACATTGTAATGAGTTGCTTTTTATTGGCAGCTCATCCTATAGCTCTATTAAATTCATAGCTATTCTCTGGCTTAAGTCATTCATACCACTTAACCCATTAGATTAAATAGGCTCATGACTATATATCCGTACCTTCTGTCAAATAGAAAGGATAAACCATATTCTTACGAGAGTTGGTTCCCTTAATGTCATAAGTGATGTTGATATCCAGCTTGCCTTCCAATTGATCTTTATCATCAATAACAATAGATACCAAGTTGATTCTAGGCTCATAATATAAAATAGCCGTTGCGATCAAATCTTCTATCCTTGTTTTGGTAGAAGTGGAAATAGAAGAAAACACCATACTGTGCAAGTCACAACCATAGCTGGGGTTCATGACCCGTTCTCCAGGTGTTGTTGATAATAGAATAAAAATAGATTCTGCTATATCTCTATCATCGTGAGAAAGCTCTAAACCTTCCGTGCTTTCCAAAAACCTTGGGGGGAAACTCCACCCAGAACCTAAAAATGATTTATTCTCTGCCATCTTTTATAATTTAATACTTTATGATTTTTATCAAAAAAACACCTTGGATATAATACCATCTTATTTCCAATAGACCTTCAATGATAAAATTCAGCGATCATAAAGTAATGATTCTATTATTTTGCTTGTATTTTGAGGGGTCTATTTACGACTAGGCTTCATAGACTTTCGATGGAAAATTTTTATAGTATTGTTTGGTCTTTTTTGTTCCAATCAATTCCTCCATTTGTTGATACTCCGACTCCTCATGCACATGCCCTACCTTTATATCTTCATAGTCTCCTAGGTATTTATCATTTAGCATATGAATCGATGGAAAGATCATCTTGGTTCCCTCTTTTAGATCCCAATCAATCATATTGTTGTATTCTGCTACTGCCGAACAAATTTTGCTATCGTGACGCCCATAAATACGCTCACAATACATGGTCATTTTATCTCCATGTGTGATGTCTATATAATGCGTTAAATCTGGCGATTTTCCTAAAGGACGAGCTTCTGGAGCAATTTCTGATTCAATCTTCAAGGTAATTTCTGCCTTTACAGGTTCTCCCTTTAAGCTAAACAATTGAAGATGCACATCGCATGAATTCAAGGTTCCCTTAAATACAGCAGGTTTTTTTTCTCCATTGCTATTTCCTGTATCTGGGAAAATATTCCCCCACACCATTTTTAAATACGGAGGTCCATGAATTTCTGGCTCATACCCATAAACAGTATTTTGCAGCAAATCTAGATGCCCACGAATACTAGGCGTTTTTTTATCTGGCAATAAAAATTGATCTTTCATCTTATCGTCAATGGGTACAATCCCCGTTGCATCGGCATAAAACTTAAACTCTAACTCCATCTTACTATACCCCTTGAAGGCAGATGGTGGAGCGGATGCTCCTGGGGTAGCAGTTCCTAGTTGTTGATTATTAGAATTTTCATCTTTACCACCAACTGATTCGATTTTAAAACTATATTTTAAGTCCTGAGGATTGACCTGTACCTTAAAGGTAGAAATCTCAGTATCTGTACAATCTACGGTTTTGTGAGCAGTAATGGTTAACCTTGCAATACCGTCATCACTTCCCTTTCCTACTGATGGAACAGCCATACGTATTTGAATTTTTGAGGATAAATAAATCTAATTTTTCATAATAGATTTATAAAAAAAAAAGACTTTGCTTCTAAAATTAAAAAAACCCTTTGGAAATTCCAAAGGGTTTTCATTATTAATCGTTTATTTTTTAACTATAAAGGACTTGAGGGTAATTGAAATTTGCTAGCTGCCTCATTTGTTCCTGCTCCAGGACTACCATAATACATTTTTGAACGCCCTGTTTCTGTATCCCACACCAACATGTAATAAACCAGATCATCATCTCCTTCAAGTTCAACTTGAAATTGCATCTGATATTTTCCTGTCCCATAAGTAGTTTGAGGAGCATTATCCGCTTGGGCTGGGCTGGCCGATTGAATTAGAAAAGCAACTGCAAAGATAATGGCAGCGACCCCTAGTAAGCGTTGTGTTATCTTATCCATAATATTTGATCGTTTATATTGAAGTAATTAGATAGTATTTATCTAAAATAAGCTAAATCAAATTAAATGCCAATTATATTAATGTGAATCTTATTATTTTATCATTTCTACTATTCACTATAAAGGACTTGAGGGTAAATCAAATTTGTTTGCTGCTGAATTTGTACCATCTGATACATTCCCATAATACATTTTTGAACGCCCTGTTTCTGTATCCCATACTAAAATAAACCAGCTAGACCTATCATCACTTCCCATTACAGTTGATAATTCCATCTGATATTTTCCAGCCCCATAGACAGTTTGAGGAGTATTGGTTGCTTGGGCTGGGCTAATTGAAAACACAAGTGCAGCTGCGCCAAAAAGCATTAAACTAAACGTACTAAAGACTAAGGCAATGCCTTTGCATTTTCTAAAAAAGTTGTTGATTTCATCCTTGTTAATTATTTAGATTTTAATGAATTGAGTTAAACTCATTGGGAATAAATAGATTACAATAATATGCTTTTTTTTTCTAAAAAAACAATCTATAGCCTTAGATTCAGAGAAAGAGAAATAGTGTTTTAGACTGTTTTAAATTCTTTTAAAGTGTGTTTAATTTTTTATGGCAAAAAATCAGCCTGCCTTTAATTTCTGTAGGTTTTTTCCCTCTATTAATTCTACCTAAATCTTGTCCTTGTTGCCGATTGTAAAATTAAGATAACAAGCAACAACTATCTTTATAAAAACAGTAGAGACCTAAGAGCAAATTGCCCTTAGGTCTCCAACTATTAATATCGTTTTTTGCTTTGATCCTACCCAATCATAACGGTAAATTCACCCAATACGATAGAACCACCATGCGCACAACTATCGCCAAGTCGAGCCGCAGGCATTCCACCAATAAGAACCGTAGCAGAACCTGCTGCAATGGTATCAGGAGGGCCAACACATACACACATATCGCCAACTAGAGCAGCTGGCAATTTTCCAATCATTACCGTTGGGCAACCTGGACCAACAATAGGTCCACCCACATGAGGAACAGGTCCTGTAGAAGCAGGACAAACATGCATATCTGTTAATCTTGATGCTGGAGGTGCCATATTTCTATTATTTATAGTTTATTATTATAATACTCTGCATATTTGTATGCAAAGTAATGTTATTAATTAATCATTACCATTCCACCTTTAACGGTTAGCATACCGCCACCATCAACGGTTCCCATTCCAGAGCCTTTGACCTCAAACTGAGCGCCCTCTGCTTTGAAAGCCGCCGTTCCTTTAGCCTCAAAATTAACCTGAGCTTCAAATTTAACATTCATCCCCTTTCCTGTAATATCATTGGTTGCTTCCATAGCAATTCCTTTCCCCGCTGTCATCTTGATATCTCCCTTTACATCAATGGTCAAATCCTTATCAACCGTCATGGTTACCCCTGCAGAATCCAACAAAATATTGTTTTTATTCACAGGATCATCAATAGTTATGGTATCGGCATCATCATTGACCTCTATCATCATTTCATCTTCAGTAATCAACTTAAAGATATTCTTGCCTGGTTCATCTACAAATTCCAAACGCAACTTTCCCTTATTAAAAGAGATTGCCTTCATATAGTTTGGATCAGCAGGGTCATGGGCCTCCTCAGTTGTAATTTTGCGTTTACTACTGTATAAAGATCCTAAAATCACAGGATAAGTTGGGTCATTATCTAAGAAACCAAGCAACACCTCATCTCCTACCTCTGGATAAAAAACAAATCCACAATCTTCGGTCGCATAGACATGAGACATTCTGGCCCAAACACCTTCCCCTTCTAAGTTGTCAATAATCGGAATATTTACCAATACTCTATATTCCCCATCTGGGTCTTCATGAATTTGGATAACAACCCCATGTTGCAGACCACCAATAGCAGGCAAACTACCACCAGCGCCCAAAGGAGTCGCCAAAGGATAACGTTCTAAATGGGTACGTTGCGGCAAGCCTAAACTAGCTTCTGTCGTCCATTGCCCATCCTTAACAATATGCCTTACTTTACTGATATAACCATCACCATTAAAACGCGTTCCTATTGCTGCCAATTCCACCGTTTTTCCAACTACGATTTTTTCAGAACCAACAAAAGTTACTTTTCCTCTAATTCTAGACAAATGCCCTCGTTGGTAAATAGAATCCGCCCAAGATTGGATAAAGTCTTTAGTAATGGGAGTTGAGCTATGCACCAATTCCTTATGTTTTAGGACACCTGATAATTTAGCACTATCTACATCTCCTTGTGCATTGACTGTTGGTTTTACACCAGCCGTGTTTTCGATCGCTTGAGCCGTATGATCCCAAAAATTAGCCTGAACGTCCTCATATTGATAAGCAGCATCCATTTTTAGGTCCATTGCCATCAAATCAACTCCATACGTAACGATTACATCCGTTTTTTCGGATACCGTTGGCTTTTTAATACTAATTTCACCATCATTAATGATCGTCACTAAACTATTCGCATCTGCTCTAGCTTGGATAAAATCCCAATCCGTTGAGTAATATTGAATTAGTTTTTTGTGTGTCGCAGTAGTAGCTTCCACATCTGCTGAGCCCTTGATTCCAGAATCTGCAATAATAGCCGAAATGATATCGGAATCTGTCTGTTCATAAAAAATCATATTTTTACGCCCCACAGTAAGCGCTAATGCCTCATCTCGACAAGTTAACGTTAGACAAGATGTTCCATTCTTAAAAAGCTTAATGCCATGTTCTATAATTAACCCCTTATAGATTGTTACCATGGTTGCTGTAGGGTCATGCGCTATCTTTATCTCGATTTCACCACCAGGTTCAAATATTGCTTGATCACTTTGTGGAAAGGTTTGTTTACGAGAATCACCATCAAAAATAACAACTTTGGCATAGGGAATTTTATTAACCTCCTTGACCACTTCAGTCTCTAAGACCATCATTACTTCTGGAATTTTGGTACCGTCTACTGTTACTTCGAGGTTTACAATCCCACTTTTGAGTTTTTTTATTGGAGAATCAGCCATTATATTTTATAAAATTAGTTGCTCATTTTAATTGAATCGTTCACATTGATAATGTGTATATATACTCTTATAGAAAATGATTGGTTTGGATCGTTCAAACAATCAATAGTAAAAGATCACCCCCATTAAGGTCTTAACTCATGATCTATAAGGTCTCTTACTCTATCCAAGCATTCTTGAATAAGCGACTCTCTATCCATTTTAGACAAGCCCTTTGCAAAAGATTTTTGTGCTTTGGATTGCTCTTTTGCATGCTTATTCACTTTTGTATTGAGTGTTAGTTTTTTTATAGAAATAGCCATAATATAATTTCGTGTTTAAAGAGGAGATGTAGGAATAACCAAACGCTCTATTTCTGTATAACCAAACTTAATTGTTTCTTTGATAGCCTCTCCACTATTGGTAGAACTCAAAGGAGATACCCCCCAACTTGTAGGGAAAGCTTCTCGAACCAAGAACCCAGCGACAGGAAAAGGAGAAGGAGAAGCGATAGGAGGAGGCGTTTGCATCATTGGGTGATGAATATAAATTAACACATTTTTTTTAACAATTTGAGCCTCCCAAGTTTTTGCCGATTTCATTGTTTCTTGACACCAACCTGTAATAGGATCCAACCCAAAAGTCATCATACCAATATGCCTTGGTCTCAAATAACGGGTTAACGTTAATTCTTCATTCTTCATGCTCTTAAAGATTGGTCTAGGAGAAGACCAGCCCGCCTCGTTAAAAGAATCTGTGTCAAAGGCAATGTTCAATCCATCCACCTCTGTAAAAGCATTTGCAACAGGGTCCAAAGCTCTAGTCATTAATGCAGTTGCCGAGCCAAAGAGTGTATCCGACTCTTCGAGGAATAAAACTTCGAAGAAAAAACTCGGAACTGGTTCATTCATGAACCCTATCAAATTTTTTAAAAAATCCATTGCTTATTGAGTATTAATTAGTTTCTTAAGTCGTAAATTTCAAGCCTTAGAAAGAGATACCTCCTATCAAACTAGAAGCAGCACCTAATATAGAGCTAAGTAGGCCAGCTTCCATAGAAAACGATTGATACGTTATTTCAACTTCTTCTAGAGCTACTTCAGTATCCGCTTCAGCGTCCAAATTAGAAGGGGTAAATTTTGTTACATAAGCTTGCTCCAATGTCCATGTAAAGATATGATTGTGCTTATCCCCTGAGAGCTCACTCAAATGAATAGTTACCGTTCTCATATCACTAAAGAAAGTACCATTCGAAACATTGGTAAACCAATTAAAAAGGGTCTTATCGCCAACAAAAACCCCCTTTTTTAGAGTAACAGGAGAGTAAGAAGTTAAGGTAGGGCGACTTTGTTCGTAGAATTTTCCAGAATTGCCATCTCTAAATTTCATCGTTGCGATTTCGGCACCTAGACCATCCATTGCCTGAAAAGCAACACTTCCTGTAAAGCCACCGATACTAATTTCAAAAGAATACTTAGTCAATGGCCAATCTTTATAAACAGAATTACCTGCTGATACACTCTTAATTGCCTTTTGACCTATATTAATTTTTTTCAAGTGTGATAAATCTGCTTTACCACCATCTCCTATATATGGATTTTCTTTTGCCATTATCTTGGGAATTCAGAACATTAATGAATTGGATACATTGAACTTTAGTCGTATGATATAATTTCTATTTTGATAGAAATCACCGATTACACTAGGATAAAGCTCATTTTTGGAATTCCAATGTATTTTAGAGGAACTTCAAAAAGAAAACAAGTAACTCTAAAGTACAAAACTTAGTTGAATAAAACAAATAAAAAAATGACCTAGTAGAAAATGTATTCTACTAGGTCTATAAATTAACTCTAGATTAATATCTAAGAGATTTGATTAAGCTTTATCCAAAGTCCAAGATTCGATAGCTACCTCAATTTCTTCAACAGCTACTTCTGAATCAGCCTCAGCATCAAGAGCAGTAGGAGTGAATTTAACAGGAAACGCACCAGCTACTGTCCAAGTCATCATAACATCTTCAGCTTCGTCTAGCAATTCGATGATGATTTGTTTACGTTCAGTACGGTTAGTAGCTCTTTCCCATTGGTATAAGTGCATCCAATCTTTTAGGTTAGCATCTCCAACAAACTCACCTTTTTTGAAAGTAATGTTGCTGTAAGTTGTTAAACCAGGTCTTTTTGACTTGTGCAATACCCCAGAAGCACCATCACGGTACTCCATAATAGAAACCTCTACTTCTAGTCCTTCAACCGTTTGGAATCCTAATTCAGGAAGACCGTCGATAGTGACACGGAAAGAGAATTTAGCTAATGGCCAAAAATCTGCTCCATTAAGCGGATGGCTTGCTTGATAATCAGACATAATATATATATTTTATAGTATTTTTTTTATAATAATATTTAAGCGACCAAGAATAAACTTGGCAAAAGATATCGACTAACTAAAGTAGTCTATTCGCCACCAGGCATTTTTTGCTGGAATGTGATTACGATAAACTCAGCAGGACGAGAGATAGCTACTTTTACAGTTACTTTCATATAGCCATCCAAAACATCTTGAGGAGTCATTGTGATTCCAAGACCACACTCTACAAGGTAAGCTTCGTCTTCTGAAGCACCAACCAAAGCACCACTTTGCCATTGGTTACGCAAGAAGTTAGAGATCATAGTTCTAACGCTCAACCAAGTATTCGTATCATTTGGACGGAATACATAAGGCTCACATGCAAACTTAATAGATTGCTCCAACATAATCATTGTACGACGTACGTTGATGTATCTCCAGTCACCACTGTTACCATCAAGAGTACGAGCACCCCATACTAAAGTACCTTTACCAACAAATGGACGGATAGCGTTTACAGCTTTACCATTCAATGGCAAGTTCAAGTTTTCTTGCTCCTCAGCAGTAATATTTACTGTAGGACCAGTAATAGCAGATACGCTTACGTTTGCAGGAGCTTTGTGTACACCTACAGAGCTATCTACCAATGCATAGATACCAGCAATAGCACCAGATGGAGGAAGTACATTAAGTGTATCCTTCATTTGACCTAAAACATCATTATAAATTGGACTTACTGCTTTTAGTAAGTTACTTACAGCTTGAGTATTTGCTTCATCATCAGAAATTTTAGCAATTTCTTCTTTGATCATGTCGCCTTTTTCAGCTTTAACATAACCAGCAGATACATTTTCATCTACTTCATTGTTCAAGATGTCAACCAAGCCTTCAGGGTTACTGATATTAACATAGCTTAAGTCATCAGAGCTTACAACAGTAGCGTTCAACCAAGGGTAATAAGCTGCACCAAAATCCAAGAAATTTCCACCATAAGCAGTACGAGCAGCAGTTACAACATCGTCATCCAACAATGTTCTAGCTTGATGACCACCCCATACATCTAGGATAGCGAAACGGCTACGAGTATCAGCACCACAATGCTTGATCATTGCTTGTTGAACAGTAGCACAGTCACCTTCTTCCAATAATACAGCATCAGGAATTACAACTAGCGTAGGCTCTTGCTCTTTCAACAAAGCAGTAATACCACCACCATTTTCAGCACCAATTAAAGCAGAAGCTTTTACACCAGCACCATAGTTACCTACAGAAACTACATAACTAGCACCACCGCCATTTGCAAAGAATAATTGCATACTGCGGAACAAGTTATAGTTTGTTCCTTCATCAGCAGCAAGGCTATAGTTATCACCATCTGCCTCAACAGTAAACTTAGTAGTAGGAGCACCGCCAAAGAAGCTTAGGAACTCTACCATTGAAGTAATACGCATTGGAACGTTGGTCAAGTCTTTTTTCCCAGCAGCTGCTTTTTGAGTGTATCCAATAAAAGCAGGTACCGCTGTAGCTACAGATACTACAGAATTGGAAAAGGCACTTTTTTCTTCGATATACACACCAGGTGTTGCATATTGTTTTGCCATGATTAAATTTGTTTAAATTTAGTTGATTTAATAATTTTTAAATTTCGACCTTAAATTTGACGTCATTTTTAAGGTGCTTACAAATATACTATTAATTCTGAATAAACCTCAGATTTATCTGATAAATTTACCTTTAAGTTCCCAAGTGCCGATGCACAGGGCAATTGAACGATCCACTCTACTCCACTTTTTCCTCTTTTGGTCTTCAATTTGAACTTTTCTTGCTGTTGTTCTCTAAATTTGATCGGCTCAGAAGTCCATATACTAAAGATTTCCTTGCCCCCATCTATCGTCCCTGCTTCCGCCGCTTCAAATAGCATTGGTTCATATCCTTCTTTTTTTGTTGTGTCGTAGATTTCATGATCTTTATACATCTGATTGTTACCGTTCTCTATCAATAAATATTGCCAGCGAACCGATCTATTTCCAAAATGGATGTTATAATCTTGTACAACTACCTCACCATCATCATCAAAAAAGGCATATTCGCCAAAATCATCTTTATCTATAAAAATATCAATAATTCCAAATAAAGTCTTTAGACCATTGTACAAATAAAATGATTTCTCCTCTAAACCATCCACCAAGATAGAATAC from Aureispira anguillae encodes:
- a CDS encoding phage tail sheath family protein gives rise to the protein MAKQYATPGVYIEEKSAFSNSVVSVATAVPAFIGYTQKAAAGKKDLTNVPMRITSMVEFLSFFGGAPTTKFTVEADGDNYSLAADEGTNYNLFRSMQLFFANGGGASYVVSVGNYGAGVKASALIGAENGGGITALLKEQEPTLVVIPDAVLLEEGDCATVQQAMIKHCGADTRSRFAILDVWGGHQARTLLDDDVVTAARTAYGGNFLDFGAAYYPWLNATVVSSDDLSYVNISNPEGLVDILNNEVDENVSAGYVKAEKGDMIKEEIAKISDDEANTQAVSNLLKAVSPIYNDVLGQMKDTLNVLPPSGAIAGIYALVDSSVGVHKAPANVSVSAITGPTVNITAEEQENLNLPLNGKAVNAIRPFVGKGTLVWGARTLDGNSGDWRYINVRRTMIMLEQSIKFACEPYVFRPNDTNTWLSVRTMISNFLRNQWQSGALVGASEDEAYLVECGLGITMTPQDVLDGYMKVTVKVAISRPAEFIVITFQQKMPGGE
- a CDS encoding PAAR domain-containing protein, which encodes MAPPASRLTDMHVCPASTGPVPHVGGPIVGPGCPTVMIGKLPAALVGDMCVCVGPPDTIAAGSATVLIGGMPAARLGDSCAHGGSIVLGEFTVMIG
- a CDS encoding phage tail protein, with protein sequence MAKENPYIGDGGKADLSHLKKINIGQKAIKSVSAGNSVYKDWPLTKYSFEISIGGFTGSVAFQAMDGLGAEIATMKFRDGNSGKFYEQSRPTLTSYSPVTLKKGVFVGDKTLFNWFTNVSNGTFFSDMRTVTIHLSELSGDKHNHIFTWTLEQAYVTKFTPSNLDAEADTEVALEEVEITYQSFSMEAGLLSSILGAASSLIGGISF
- a CDS encoding GPW/gp25 family protein, with protein sequence MAENKSFLGSGWSFPPRFLESTEGLELSHDDRDIAESIFILLSTTPGERVMNPSYGCDLHSMVFSSISTSTKTRIEDLIATAILYYEPRINLVSIVIDDKDQLEGKLDINITYDIKGTNSRKNMVYPFYLTEGTDI
- a CDS encoding phage tail protein, with the protein product MNEPVPSFFFEVLFLEESDTLFGSATALMTRALDPVANAFTEVDGLNIAFDTDSFNEAGWSSPRPIFKSMKNEELTLTRYLRPRHIGMMTFGLDPITGWCQETMKSAKTWEAQIVKKNVLIYIHHPMMQTPPPIASPSPFPVAGFLVREAFPTSWGVSPLSSTNSGEAIKETIKFGYTEIERLVIPTSPL
- a CDS encoding CIS tube protein, with amino-acid sequence MAVPSVGKGSDDGIARLTITAHKTVDCTDTEISTFKVQVNPQDLKYSFKIESVGGKDENSNNQQLGTATPGASAPPSAFKGYSKMELEFKFYADATGIVPIDDKMKDQFLLPDKKTPSIRGHLDLLQNTVYGYEPEIHGPPYLKMVWGNIFPDTGNSNGEKKPAVFKGTLNSCDVHLQLFSLKGEPVKAEITLKIESEIAPEARPLGKSPDLTHYIDITHGDKMTMYCERIYGRHDSKICSAVAEYNNMIDWDLKEGTKMIFPSIHMLNDKYLGDYEDIKVGHVHEESEYQQMEELIGTKKTKQYYKNFPSKVYEA
- the vgrG gene encoding type VI secretion system tip protein VgrG; protein product: MADSPIKKLKSGIVNLEVTVDGTKIPEVMMVLETEVVKEVNKIPYAKVVIFDGDSRKQTFPQSDQAIFEPGGEIEIKIAHDPTATMVTIYKGLIIEHGIKLFKNGTSCLTLTCRDEALALTVGRKNMIFYEQTDSDIISAIIADSGIKGSADVEATTATHKKLIQYYSTDWDFIQARADANSLVTIINDGEISIKKPTVSEKTDVIVTYGVDLMAMDLKMDAAYQYEDVQANFWDHTAQAIENTAGVKPTVNAQGDVDSAKLSGVLKHKELVHSSTPITKDFIQSWADSIYQRGHLSRIRGKVTFVGSEKIVVGKTVELAAIGTRFNGDGYISKVRHIVKDGQWTTEASLGLPQRTHLERYPLATPLGAGGSLPAIGGLQHGVVIQIHEDPDGEYRVLVNIPIIDNLEGEGVWARMSHVYATEDCGFVFYPEVGDEVLLGFLDNDPTYPVILGSLYSSKRKITTEEAHDPADPNYMKAISFNKGKLRLEFVDEPGKNIFKLITEDEMMIEVNDDADTITIDDPVNKNNILLDSAGVTMTVDKDLTIDVKGDIKMTAGKGIAMEATNDITGKGMNVKFEAQVNFEAKGTAAFKAEGAQFEVKGSGMGTVDGGGMLTVKGGMVMIN
- a CDS encoding phage tail protein, giving the protein MSDYQASHPLNGADFWPLAKFSFRVTIDGLPELGFQTVEGLEVEVSIMEYRDGASGVLHKSKRPGLTTYSNITFKKGEFVGDANLKDWMHLYQWERATNRTERKQIIIELLDEAEDVMMTWTVAGAFPVKFTPTALDAEADSEVAVEEIEVAIESWTLDKA